The DNA window TAATTTAACATGTTTATGATATGCAGGAATAACATCTCGCCTCAATCGTCCAGAAACTTCTTTTAAATCTCTTCCTCTTTCAGCAATATCTCTCTCCATTCGCCTTATAACACATTCTTCTATTGGAGTATCAACAAAGTAAGCATAGTCTGCAAGTTTTACAATTCTCGGATCAAATAATGCATAAATTCCTTCAAGAATTATTAAATCACAAGGTTCAACTTCTAAAACATTATCAGTTCTAGTGTGTTCTTCAAAAGAATAAATTGGCTTATCAATTCTTCGCCCACGTTTCAAATCAGCTAATTGCCTATAAAGTAAATCATAATCAAATATTTTTGGATCATCAAAATTTAACTTACATCGATCTTCAAAAGATAAATGTGAATTATCTGGATACCAATCATCCATACTCAGATGAATCGCTCCAATTTCACGACTAACCTGACCAACTAAATTTTTCGCAATAGTTGTCTTCCCAGAACCAGACGCCCCTCCAATAAGCATTAATAATCTTTTTCTCCCATTACTTGCTTGATCACTCATTTAAATCACCCGAATAAAGAGATAAATAACTAGTATATTAATTTTCGTTGTTTTAAATGCCACACTGGCTCAAGATCCCAATAATATTTATAAATAAGTCAAACACACACATTACTCGTGTGTTGAGAAGTCCGATGAAGACATTTGCAGGGATCTGAGACTTTTTCGTCAATGACTACAATGCTTACCTGAGGGCTTCTCACTTAATTATTTAGCCTAATTTACCTAAAAACTGCCTCAATAACAATCTTATTTATAAAGAGGAATGCATTATTCCCAATTATTAAGATGTAATCATCTTGTTTTATGTTAATATTTACTATAATTCAAGCAGACTATTTCTTACTATATTATTAGGAGAGGATATTATGAGGAATGATTTTAAAAAATCTAGAAGAGACCAAGGGTCTTCAAATTTTGACAGTATGCAAAAATTTAGCAGAAATTTTGATTCACCGAGAGAAATGCATAAAACAACTTGTGCAGATTGTGGTAAAGACTGCGATGTTCCATTCAAACCTACTGAAGGTAGACCAGTTTATTGTAGAGATTGTTTTGCAAAACACAAACCTAAGAGGTTTTAATAAAAATGAGAATTTGTAAATCTTGCAAAGGAACGGATATTAAATCTCGTAAAAATTATTCACATGGCAGTAAATCTAAAGCAATGATTACATATACTTGTAAAAAATGCGGATCTAATAACATCGAAACTAAAGAAGATCCTAGAAATAAACGACGTCAAAGAAAATAATTTAATTTTTTCATTATATTTTTGAATATTAACCAGATTAATTTTAGTATTCAACGATTTTCTTTTTTATTATTACTAATGCATACTTTACTGCACATCACAAATTAACTCATAACTTAGTTCTAAATCCAATTATGTGTAAACCTCAATTAAAAAAAATAGTTCATCCCACCAACAATAATCCCGCAGAAAAATACTACTAACTAGTGATTAAAAACGAAACATTTATAAACTAAACAAGTAGAACTAGCTTCATGGGAACTGAGTTATTAGAATTAGCAAGAAAACTAAGTCAAGCAATTCTTACACAATATATGTTTGCGAATAGAGACGTAAGAACCACTGACTATTTACAGAGTCAACGAGATATAACCCCAATATTAGAAGACGCAGGCTTTGATAGTTTACTTGATCCAAATTTAACCCTAAAATTAATGCAAGAAGGAATTTTTTATCAACCATTAGAAAAACAAGTAGGACACGTAGTTATAATTTCTGCATACTTAGGAACAGTTGAAGAAGTACAAGAAAAT is part of the Candidatus Woesearchaeota archaeon genome and encodes:
- a CDS encoding DNA-directed RNA polymerase, which encodes MQKFSRNFDSPREMHKTTCADCGKDCDVPFKPTEGRPVYCRDCFAKHKPKRF
- the udk gene encoding uridine kinase; translation: MSDQASNGRKRLLMLIGGASGSGKTTIAKNLVGQVSREIGAIHLSMDDWYPDNSHLSFEDRCKLNFDDPKIFDYDLLYRQLADLKRGRRIDKPIYSFEEHTRTDNVLEVEPCDLIILEGIYALFDPRIVKLADYAYFVDTPIEECVIRRMERDIAERGRDLKEVSGRLRRDVIPAYHKHVKLTANNAPYRIDWKEGHHEVVMEGLVRLVRSYF